From Tripterygium wilfordii isolate XIE 37 chromosome 16, ASM1340144v1, whole genome shotgun sequence, one genomic window encodes:
- the LOC119981331 gene encoding uncharacterized protein LOC119981331 isoform X3, translated as MLLKKEKVSKIVRKRHRRSTSQRRKSLEGLKRLELETAAVKLNTASLAGGTEKVLTDLDGILSDIAQAREVNKHVIRRNLRTHQLLDLMLLILNLEILQMRCENTLVILGRMRTHKVLDIMLVSISTI; from the exons ATGTTgctgaagaaggagaaagtttCCAAAATCGTCAGAAAGAGGCATCGCAGATCCACTTCTCAGAGAAGGAAGAGTCTTGAG GGTCTGAAACGCCTGGAATTGGAGACAGCTGCGGTGAAATTGAACACGGCTTCTTTGGCAGGAGGCACAGAGAAGGTATTGACCGATCTGGACGGGATTCTATCAGATATAGCACAGGCGAGGGAGGTGAACAAGCACGTCATCAGACGGAACTTGCGCACCCACCAGCTGCTCGACCTTATGCTT TTAATATTGAACTTGGAAATACTGCAAATGAGATGTGAAAACACGCTCGTGATCCTCGGCAGGATGCGCACCCACAAGGTGCTTGATATAATGCTTGTGAGTATTTCAACGATTTGA
- the LOC119981331 gene encoding uncharacterized protein LOC119981331 isoform X1, producing the protein MLQTRSHSMRSLFSNHYLIRSHSKMLLKKEKVSKIVRKRHRRSTSQRRKSLEGLKRLELETAAVKLNTASLAGGTEKVLTDLDGILSDIAQAREVNKHVIRRNLRTHQLLDLMLLILNLEILQMRCENTLVILGRMRTHKVLDIMLVSISTI; encoded by the exons ATGTTGCAGACTCGCAGTCATAGCATGCGCTCTCTGTTTTCTAATCATTACCTTATTCGATCACATTCCAAG ATGTTgctgaagaaggagaaagtttCCAAAATCGTCAGAAAGAGGCATCGCAGATCCACTTCTCAGAGAAGGAAGAGTCTTGAG GGTCTGAAACGCCTGGAATTGGAGACAGCTGCGGTGAAATTGAACACGGCTTCTTTGGCAGGAGGCACAGAGAAGGTATTGACCGATCTGGACGGGATTCTATCAGATATAGCACAGGCGAGGGAGGTGAACAAGCACGTCATCAGACGGAACTTGCGCACCCACCAGCTGCTCGACCTTATGCTT TTAATATTGAACTTGGAAATACTGCAAATGAGATGTGAAAACACGCTCGTGATCCTCGGCAGGATGCGCACCCACAAGGTGCTTGATATAATGCTTGTGAGTATTTCAACGATTTGA
- the LOC119981331 gene encoding uncharacterized protein LOC119981331 isoform X5, with the protein MLQTRSHSMRSLFSNHYLIRSHSKMLLKKEKVSKIVRKRHRRSTSQRRKSLEGLKRLELETAAVKLNTASLAGGTEKVLTDLDGILSDIAQAREVNKHVIRRNLRTHQLLDLMLLTD; encoded by the exons ATGTTGCAGACTCGCAGTCATAGCATGCGCTCTCTGTTTTCTAATCATTACCTTATTCGATCACATTCCAAG ATGTTgctgaagaaggagaaagtttCCAAAATCGTCAGAAAGAGGCATCGCAGATCCACTTCTCAGAGAAGGAAGAGTCTTGAG GGTCTGAAACGCCTGGAATTGGAGACAGCTGCGGTGAAATTGAACACGGCTTCTTTGGCAGGAGGCACAGAGAAGGTATTGACCGATCTGGACGGGATTCTATCAGATATAGCACAGGCGAGGGAGGTGAACAAGCACGTCATCAGACGGAACTTGCGCACCCACCAGCTGCTCGACCTTATGCTT TTAACTGACTGA
- the LOC119981132 gene encoding uncharacterized protein LOC119981132 — MNHRHIGLTNRQKLATDCNGIMNRRTLHLLPNKRTSRFVRRSRSGLLRKNARNTNRKLAGKIRAGIKRLREEMAEISEEHKCIREGQRQVRDKFEKMEAEREQLWKETELISKQNAGIQERLGLMSGIMKARSLNDFDLAAQLTHSLRDLLAKQDEQMN, encoded by the exons ATGAATCATCGTCATATCGGCTTGACAAATCGCCAAAAACTAGCCACTGATTGCAATGGAATCATGAACCGGAGGACTCTGCATCTTCTTCCAAACAAGAGGACTTCAAGATTCGTGCGCAGAAGTCGTTCTGGACTCCTAAGGAAGAACGCCAGAAATACG aATAGGAAATTGGCGGGGAAGATTAGGGCAGGAATTAAGCGACTGAGGGAAGAGATGGCAGAGATCAGTGAGGAACACAAGTGCATTAGGGAGGGCCAGAGACAAGTGAGGGACAAGTTTGAGAAGATGGAAGCAGAGCGCGAGCAGTTGTGGAAGGAAACAGAGCTCATATCAAAGCAGAACGCTGGCATACAAGAGCGTTTAGGTCTTATGTCTGGTATCATGAAAGCAAGATCTCTAAATGATTTTGATTTGGCTGCTCAACTCACTCACTCTCTCCG tGATTTATTGGCAAAGCAGGATGAGCAAATGAATTGA
- the LOC119981331 gene encoding uncharacterized protein LOC119981331 isoform X2 yields MLQTRSHSMRSLFSNHYLIRSHSKMLLKKEKVSKIVRKRHRRSTSQRRKSLEGLKRLELETAAVKLNTASLAGGTEKVLTDLDGILSDIAQAREVNKHVIRRNLRTHQLLDLMLLILNLEILQMRCENTLVILGRMRTHKVLDIMLLTD; encoded by the exons ATGTTGCAGACTCGCAGTCATAGCATGCGCTCTCTGTTTTCTAATCATTACCTTATTCGATCACATTCCAAG ATGTTgctgaagaaggagaaagtttCCAAAATCGTCAGAAAGAGGCATCGCAGATCCACTTCTCAGAGAAGGAAGAGTCTTGAG GGTCTGAAACGCCTGGAATTGGAGACAGCTGCGGTGAAATTGAACACGGCTTCTTTGGCAGGAGGCACAGAGAAGGTATTGACCGATCTGGACGGGATTCTATCAGATATAGCACAGGCGAGGGAGGTGAACAAGCACGTCATCAGACGGAACTTGCGCACCCACCAGCTGCTCGACCTTATGCTT TTAATATTGAACTTGGAAATACTGCAAATGAGATGTGAAAACACGCTCGTGATCCTCGGCAGGATGCGCACCCACAAGGTGCTTGATATAATGCTT TTAACTGACTGA
- the LOC119981203 gene encoding uncharacterized protein LOC119981203, whose protein sequence is MSSNSSLPAPPVFKGEGYDFWVVRMEALLNAHDLWNSVEKGYELVELADDATVAQIKAQKDSQTRNFKALSYIHAAVTEEIFSRIIGLKTAKQAWEQLKEEFKGSERVRSVKLLTLKREFELQRMRESESVKEYSDKLSNLVNQMRLYGEDITDQKVVEKTLISLPEKFEAKVSAIEESYDLTKLTVSELCSKLQAQEQRASLRNDEVTEGAFQTRHKEGKQGSSFKDNKKYNQDKSGKGKSENSGDQTQKKGNYPPCGTCSRTNHLEKDCRYKGKSPVQCWFCKKNGHIEKNCK, encoded by the coding sequence ATGTCGAGCAACTCTAGCCTACCAGCTCCACCAGTTTTCAAGGGAGAAGGGTATGATTTCTGGGTCGTACGGATGGAGGCACTTCTCAATGCTCATGATCTATGGAACTCTGTTGAAAAGGGTTATGAGCTAGTTGAACTTGCTGATGATGCCACCGTGGCTCAGATTAAGGCACAGAAGGACTCACAGACACGAAATTTTAAAGCACTGTCTTACATTCATGCTGCAGTCACGGAGGAAATTTTCTCAAGGATTATTGGCCTCAAGACAGCCAAGCAAGCCTGGGAACAATTGAAGGAGGAGTTTAAGGGCAGTGAAAGGGTAAGGTCTGTCAAACTTCTCACTCTCAAAAGAGAGTTTGAACTGCAGAGAATGAGGGAGAGTGAGTCTGTAAAGGAGTATTCTGATAAGTTGAGTAATCTGGTGAATCAAATGCGTTTGTATGGGGAGGATATTACTGACCAGAAGGTAGTAGAGAAGACGTTGATCAGTCTGCCAGAGAAATTTGAAGCAAAAGTCTCTGCCATTGAGGAGTCATATGATCTCACCAAGCTTACTGTGTCTGAGTTATGCAGTAAGCTACAAGCTCAAGAACAGAGGGCTTCATTGAGGAATGATGAGGTGACTGAAGGAGCATTTCAGACTAGGCATAAAGAGGGGAAGCAAGGTTCATCCTTCAAAGATAACAAGAAATACAATCAGGACAAATCAGGGAAGGGCAAGAGTGAAAATTCTGGTGATCAAACTCAGAAAAAGGGTAACTATCCTCCTTGTGGAACTTGTAGTAGGACCAATCATCTGGAGAAGGACTGCAGATACAAGGGCAAGTCTCCAGTTCAATGTTGGTTTTGTAAGAAAAATggacatattgagaaaaattgtAAATAG
- the LOC119981206 gene encoding UPF0481 protein At3g47200-like, with product MTTSKTFLSAFLPEMGNGMLASSLLQKMSRRRLHTIINKTSTNLRVPLEEELKTNIPNKGNGACIYRVPKNMIDVEPKAYTPNIISIGPYHHGSQYLRKMEELKWRFFHRLFDPSNLNGLKLEPVIDAMEELETETRRCYADAASQLGNQNFVLMMLIDGCFVVELLRELSKHNFSHGSPFVKR from the coding sequence ATGACAACGAGCAAGACATTTCTTTCTGCTTTTCTTCCTGAGATGGGGAATGGCATGCTTGCCTCCTCTCTCTTGCAAAAGATGAGCAGAAGAAGGTTGCATACCATtataaacaaaacatcaaccAATTTGAGAGTTCCTTTAGAGGAGGAGTTGAAAACCAATATTCCTAACAAGGGTAATGGAGCCTGCATCTACAGGGTCCCTAAAAACATGATAGATGTGGAACCTAAGGCTTACACTCCCAACATCATCTCGATTGGCCCTTACCACCACGGATCACAATATTTGAGAAAAATGGAGGAGCTCAAGTGGCGATTCTTTCACCGTCTCTTCGATCCAAGCAACCTCAATGGACTCAAATTAGAGCCCGTCATTGATGCCATGGAGGAATTGGAAACAGAGACTAGGAGATGCTATGCAGATGCTGCTTCTCAACTCGGCAACCAAAATTTTGTCTTGATGATGCTCATTGATGGATGCTTTGTTGTTGAGCTcttgagggagttgagcaagcACAACTTCTCACATGGCTCCCCATTCGTCAAAAGGTGA
- the LOC119981331 gene encoding uncharacterized protein LOC119981331 isoform X4, translating into MLQTRSHSMRSLFSNHYLIRSHSKMLLKKEKVSKIVRKRHRRSTSQRRKSLEGLKRLELETAAVKLNTASLAGGTEKVLTDLDGILSDIAQAREVNKHVIRRNLRTHQLLDLMLVRILNVN; encoded by the exons ATGTTGCAGACTCGCAGTCATAGCATGCGCTCTCTGTTTTCTAATCATTACCTTATTCGATCACATTCCAAG ATGTTgctgaagaaggagaaagtttCCAAAATCGTCAGAAAGAGGCATCGCAGATCCACTTCTCAGAGAAGGAAGAGTCTTGAG GGTCTGAAACGCCTGGAATTGGAGACAGCTGCGGTGAAATTGAACACGGCTTCTTTGGCAGGAGGCACAGAGAAGGTATTGACCGATCTGGACGGGATTCTATCAGATATAGCACAGGCGAGGGAGGTGAACAAGCACGTCATCAGACGGAACTTGCGCACCCACCAGCTGCTCGACCTTATGCTTGTGAGAATCCTCAATG TTAACTGA
- the LOC119981491 gene encoding ankyrin repeat-containing protein NPR4-like isoform X1, with translation MISHDLDSVRYGGSLSVQLCFPGIRSATNSSSKSFGEDDASTCVECSDDEVSLKDAFRQSSPYNGVNTSAATFNTTNGLGNTLPRQSSCPDEISFNVCSSHPQLPQGISSSVHFPEVEGRDSDTVLNSSFWPQYTSRDHKPRSAAELTIKAVDDRASFPHLGVSYAEAIFGENFFTLYVPLHLAALKGDWGTAKEFLVLKPHAVSARITSNLDTALHVAAGARQTKFVEELVKLMTPDDLALQNKVGNTALCFAAASGVTKIAELMVSKNKMLPSIRGSKGATPLCMAALLGHKDMVWYLYSVTQKEDLTEYDRIQLLVAAISAELYDVALNLVQHHPELAFARDGNGETALHILSRKPLAFSSGSQFGNQRWCLNSWTPSLNGLVCSASRYLGFRTILDIKAKHIQALELVKQLWERVLLLDDSKIGDFLRFPFRLIFTAVEIGNVDFLLVLIRMYPNLIWKVDEQNRSIFHVAVAHRQERIFSLIHEIGSHRDLISAYKDERNNNILHLAGKLAPPNRLKNDCGAALQLRREVHWFKEVEKIVQPSYREMKNLEGKTPHILFTEEHKRLVREGEKWMKDSASSCMVVATLIATVMFAAAFTVPGGNNNETGRPIFLHRRSFIVFSISNALALFSSATSILMFLSILTSRYAEEDFLHSLPKRLIIGFTTLFVSIATMMSAFSATLFIVLGREFAWIAISVAMVACIPVTLFALLQFPLLADMISHIYSSNIFFFPCNRLLY, from the exons ATGATATCACATGATCTTGATTCGGTACGATATGGTGGGAGTCTCTCTGTCCAATTATGTTTTCCTGGTATTAGATCTGCTACAAATTCCTCAAGCAAATCTTTTGGTGAGGATGATGCCAGCACATGTGTTGAATGCTCTGATGATGAGGTAAGCCTTAAAGATGCTTTCCGTCAAAGCTCACCTTACAATGGCGTCAACACATCTGCTGCAACCTTTAATACCACTAACGGATTGGGAAATACCTTACCACGACAATCAAGCTGTCCAGATGAAATTTCTTTCAACGTATGCAGCTCTCATCCCCAACTACCTCAAGGCATTTCAAGCTCGGTTCATTTTCCAGAGGTTGAAGGAAGAGATTCCGACACGGTTTTAAATTCATCCTTTTGGCCTCAGTACACTTCGAGGGATCATAAACCTCGGAGTGCTGCTGAACTTACTATAAAAGCAGTAGATGACAGGGCAAGTTTTCCCCATCTAGGAGTGTCATACGCCGAAGCAATTTTTG GGGAAAATTTCTTTACTTTATATGTTCCTCTGCATCTGGCGGCGCTCAAAGGTGACTGGGGTACTGCAAAAGAATTTTTGGTTTTAAAGCCACATGCAGTCAGTGCTAGGATTACAAGCAATTTAGACACTGCTCTTCATGTAGCCGCAGGGGCAAGGCAGACGAAGTTTGTCGAAGAGCTCGTGAAACTGATGACACCTGATGACCTGGCATTGCAGAACAAGGTTGGGAATACAGCCCTCTGCTTTGCTGCTGCATCTGGTGTCACAAAGATTGCAGAGTTAATGGTTAGTAAGAACAAAATGTTGCCTTCTATTCGAGGCAGTAAGGGGGCAACACCATTGTGTATGGCTGCTTTGTTAGGCCACAAAGACATGGTCTGGTACCTATATTCTGTAACTCAGAAAGAGGATCTAACAGAATATGATCGCATTCAGCTTCTTGTTGCAGCCATCAGTGCTGAACTTTATG ATGTGGCCTTGAACCTGGTTCAACATCATCCCGAATTAGCTTTTGCTCGGGATGGAAATGGAGAGACAGCTCTTCATATATTGTCTCGGAAGCCTTTGGCATTTTCAAGTGGAAGCCAATTCGGAAATCAGCGCTGGTGCTTAAATTCAT GGACACCCAGTTTGAATGGATTAGTCTGCAGTGCCTCCAGATATTTGG GATTCAGAACAATTCTTGACATAAAGGCCAAGCATATCCAGGCACTTGAACTCGTGAAGCAACTGTGGGAGCGTGTCCTGCTGCTTGATGATTCGAAAATTGGAGATTTCCTTAGGTTCCCTTTCCGACTAATATTTACTGCTGTGGAGATTGGGAATGTTGACTTCCTACTTGTGCTAATTCGAATGTATCCTAATCTTATTTGGAAAGTCGATGAGCAGAATCGAAGCATATTTCATGTTGCAGTGGCACACCGTCAGGAGAGAATTTTCAGTCTCATACATGAGATCGGTTCTCACAGAGATCTGATATCAGCCTATAAGGATGAGAGAAATAATAACATCCTGCATCTGGCTGGAAAGTTAGCACCTCCAAATCGTCTCAAGAACGACTGTGGTGCAGCACTGCAGTTGCGACGCGAAGTGCACTGGTTCAAG GAGGTTGAAAAAATTGTGCAACCTTCTTACCGAGAAATGAAGAACTTAGAGGGGAAAACACCTCATATATTGTTCACAGAGGAGCACAAAAGACTTGTCCGAGAAGGGGAAAAGTGGATGAAAGACAGTGCATCATCATGCATGGTTGTTGCAACACTTATTGCCACTGTGATGTTTGCTGCAGCCTTCACTGTACCTGGTGGCAATAACAATGAGACAGGGAGGCCTATTTTTCTTCATCGCCGGTCATTTATTGTCTTCTCCATATCAAATGCATTGGCATTATTCTCCTCTGCCACTTCTATTCTGATGTTCCTGTCCATTTTGACTTCACGCTATGCGGAAGAAGATTTTCTCCATTCACTACCTAAACGGCTGATAATAGGGTTCACAACCCTTTTTGTTTCGATAGCGACCATGATGTCAGCATTTTCAGCCACACTTTTCATTGTTCTTGGGCGCGAATTTGCATGGATTGCCATTTCAGTTGCTATGGTTGCTTGTATTCCTGTCACTTTGTTTGCTCTGCTACAGTTTCCCCTTTTAGCAGATATGATCTCTCATATATACAGTTctaatattttcttctttccatGCAACCGCCTTTTGTATTAA
- the LOC119981491 gene encoding ankyrin repeat-containing protein NPR4-like isoform X2: MISHDLDSVRYGGSLSVQLCFPGIRSATNSSSKSFGEDDASTCVECSDDEVSLKDAFRQSSPYNGVNTSAATFNTTNGLGNTLPRQSSCPDEISFNVCSSHPQLPQGISSSVHFPEVEGRDSDTVLNSSFWPQYTSRDHKPRSAAELTIKAVDDRASFPHLGVSYAEAIFGENFFTLYVPLHLAALKGDWGTAKEFLVLKPHAVSARITSNLDTALHVAAGARQTKFVEELVKLMTPDDLALQNKVGNTALCFAAASGVTKIAELMVSKNKMLPSIRGSKGATPLCMAALLGHKDMVWYLYSVTQKEDLTEYDRIQLLVAAISAELYGTPSLNGLVCSASRYLGFRTILDIKAKHIQALELVKQLWERVLLLDDSKIGDFLRFPFRLIFTAVEIGNVDFLLVLIRMYPNLIWKVDEQNRSIFHVAVAHRQERIFSLIHEIGSHRDLISAYKDERNNNILHLAGKLAPPNRLKNDCGAALQLRREVHWFKEVEKIVQPSYREMKNLEGKTPHILFTEEHKRLVREGEKWMKDSASSCMVVATLIATVMFAAAFTVPGGNNNETGRPIFLHRRSFIVFSISNALALFSSATSILMFLSILTSRYAEEDFLHSLPKRLIIGFTTLFVSIATMMSAFSATLFIVLGREFAWIAISVAMVACIPVTLFALLQFPLLADMISHIYSSNIFFFPCNRLLY; this comes from the exons ATGATATCACATGATCTTGATTCGGTACGATATGGTGGGAGTCTCTCTGTCCAATTATGTTTTCCTGGTATTAGATCTGCTACAAATTCCTCAAGCAAATCTTTTGGTGAGGATGATGCCAGCACATGTGTTGAATGCTCTGATGATGAGGTAAGCCTTAAAGATGCTTTCCGTCAAAGCTCACCTTACAATGGCGTCAACACATCTGCTGCAACCTTTAATACCACTAACGGATTGGGAAATACCTTACCACGACAATCAAGCTGTCCAGATGAAATTTCTTTCAACGTATGCAGCTCTCATCCCCAACTACCTCAAGGCATTTCAAGCTCGGTTCATTTTCCAGAGGTTGAAGGAAGAGATTCCGACACGGTTTTAAATTCATCCTTTTGGCCTCAGTACACTTCGAGGGATCATAAACCTCGGAGTGCTGCTGAACTTACTATAAAAGCAGTAGATGACAGGGCAAGTTTTCCCCATCTAGGAGTGTCATACGCCGAAGCAATTTTTG GGGAAAATTTCTTTACTTTATATGTTCCTCTGCATCTGGCGGCGCTCAAAGGTGACTGGGGTACTGCAAAAGAATTTTTGGTTTTAAAGCCACATGCAGTCAGTGCTAGGATTACAAGCAATTTAGACACTGCTCTTCATGTAGCCGCAGGGGCAAGGCAGACGAAGTTTGTCGAAGAGCTCGTGAAACTGATGACACCTGATGACCTGGCATTGCAGAACAAGGTTGGGAATACAGCCCTCTGCTTTGCTGCTGCATCTGGTGTCACAAAGATTGCAGAGTTAATGGTTAGTAAGAACAAAATGTTGCCTTCTATTCGAGGCAGTAAGGGGGCAACACCATTGTGTATGGCTGCTTTGTTAGGCCACAAAGACATGGTCTGGTACCTATATTCTGTAACTCAGAAAGAGGATCTAACAGAATATGATCGCATTCAGCTTCTTGTTGCAGCCATCAGTGCTGAACTTTATG GGACACCCAGTTTGAATGGATTAGTCTGCAGTGCCTCCAGATATTTGG GATTCAGAACAATTCTTGACATAAAGGCCAAGCATATCCAGGCACTTGAACTCGTGAAGCAACTGTGGGAGCGTGTCCTGCTGCTTGATGATTCGAAAATTGGAGATTTCCTTAGGTTCCCTTTCCGACTAATATTTACTGCTGTGGAGATTGGGAATGTTGACTTCCTACTTGTGCTAATTCGAATGTATCCTAATCTTATTTGGAAAGTCGATGAGCAGAATCGAAGCATATTTCATGTTGCAGTGGCACACCGTCAGGAGAGAATTTTCAGTCTCATACATGAGATCGGTTCTCACAGAGATCTGATATCAGCCTATAAGGATGAGAGAAATAATAACATCCTGCATCTGGCTGGAAAGTTAGCACCTCCAAATCGTCTCAAGAACGACTGTGGTGCAGCACTGCAGTTGCGACGCGAAGTGCACTGGTTCAAG GAGGTTGAAAAAATTGTGCAACCTTCTTACCGAGAAATGAAGAACTTAGAGGGGAAAACACCTCATATATTGTTCACAGAGGAGCACAAAAGACTTGTCCGAGAAGGGGAAAAGTGGATGAAAGACAGTGCATCATCATGCATGGTTGTTGCAACACTTATTGCCACTGTGATGTTTGCTGCAGCCTTCACTGTACCTGGTGGCAATAACAATGAGACAGGGAGGCCTATTTTTCTTCATCGCCGGTCATTTATTGTCTTCTCCATATCAAATGCATTGGCATTATTCTCCTCTGCCACTTCTATTCTGATGTTCCTGTCCATTTTGACTTCACGCTATGCGGAAGAAGATTTTCTCCATTCACTACCTAAACGGCTGATAATAGGGTTCACAACCCTTTTTGTTTCGATAGCGACCATGATGTCAGCATTTTCAGCCACACTTTTCATTGTTCTTGGGCGCGAATTTGCATGGATTGCCATTTCAGTTGCTATGGTTGCTTGTATTCCTGTCACTTTGTTTGCTCTGCTACAGTTTCCCCTTTTAGCAGATATGATCTCTCATATATACAGTTctaatattttcttctttccatGCAACCGCCTTTTGTATTAA
- the LOC119981237 gene encoding uncharacterized protein LOC119981237 codes for MNLYFWLPLLFADLSTQTSDRGGGNDTKQQTTLHLPCQETGPLFVSRTTPRISASSRRNRKRRLNGKIKSGIKRLRASMAEISEEQKCIKEGQRHVRKKYEEIEAERKQLWKETKLIANQSAGIQMKLNLMFKLVKARAQKNTALVAQLTQSLRDLVAKQNEQIQ; via the exons ATGAATCTTTATTTCTGGTTACCACTTTTGTTTGCAGATTTAAGTACTCAAACATCGGATAGAGGAGGAGGCAATGACACTAAACAACAGACGACTCTGCACCTTCCATGCCAAGAAACAGGTCCACTATTTGTAAGCAGAACAACCCCCCGAATAAGTGCATCGAGCAGGCGAAATCGG AAGAGAAGATTAAATGGGAAAATAAAGTCTGGGATTAAGAGGCTAAGAGCATCAATGGCAGAAATCAGCGAGGAACAAAAATGTATAAAAGAAGGGCAGAGACATGTTAGGAaaaaatatgaagagattgaagCAGAACGCAAGCAACTGTGGAAAGAAACAAAGTTGATAGCAAACCAGAGTGCGGGTATCCAAATGAAACTGAATCTCATGTTCAAATTAGTAAAAGCAAGAGCTCAAAAGAATACCGCTTTGgttgctcaactcactcaatCTCTTCG TGATTTAGTAGCTAAGCAGAATGAGCAAATCCAATGA
- the LOC119980249 gene encoding uncharacterized protein LOC119980249, with protein MSAHLLRYYIEILGPIIFYLKRLIRENEDLLLYTIFLLGYYLMGLLSNKTFYLITLTLVFPLSFAILAHSLFTHSLLAQLDESDSDPDATRTPHPWTLLLVIQFCYLILLFAFSLLSTAVVVFTAASLYTSKHVSFSNMLSAIPKVFKRLFLTYLWVALLMLVYNSVFLAFLVILMIAIDSQNTFLVFFSLVVIFLLFLVVHVYITALWHLESVVSVLEPIYGFAAMKKSYELLKGKTL; from the coding sequence ATGAGTGCACACTTACTCCGATACTATATAGAAATTTTAGGCCCCATTATCTTCTACCTAAAAAGGCTTATCAGAGAGAATGAGGACTTACTACtatatacaatatttttgttgggttATTACTTGATGGGACTTTTGTCCAACAAAACCTTCTACCTCATTACCTTAACCCTAGTCTTTCCTCTCTCCTTCGCAATCTTAGCCCACTCGCTCTTCACCCACTCACTTTTAGCCCAACTCGACGAGTCCGACTCGGATCCCGACGCGACCAGGACTCCGCATCCATGGACCCTGCTCCTGGTCATCCAGTTCTGCTACCTCATCCTCCTTTtcgctttctctctcctctccaccGCCGTGGTCGTATTCACCGCTGCTTCGCTCTATACTTCGAAGCATGTGTCTTTCTCTAACATGCTATCAGCTATTCCCAAAGTGTTCAAACGATTGTTTTTGACCTACTTGTGGGTGGCGCTCTTGATGTTGGTTTACAATTCTGTTTTCTTAGCGTTCTTGGTCATTTTGATGATCGCGATTGATTCTCAGAACACCTTTTTGGTGTTCTTCTCTCTGGTGGTGATTTTCCTTCTATTTTTGGTGGTTCATGTGTATATTACGGCTTTGTGGCATTTGGAGAGTGTGGTGTCTGTTCTGGAACCGATTTATGGGTTTGCGGCGATGAAGAAGAGTTATGAGTTGCTGAAGGGAAAGACCCTATGA